TCTTAATTTTCTGCATTTGAGGGCAGTCAAATTCAATATCCATGGTAGCCTGAAGATGCTCCAAGCACCGAGGAGCAGCATTTCGCATGGCCCATTGGCATCCACAGCTGGGTCGTCATTGATCCTCATATGCTCTGCCGCTGCAGACGAACGCGACTGTGATGGCCAAAAGATAGCAGTAGCCGCCACACGACCACGGTAAGATGCGCAGGTCTTGCACTTCACCTCGGGTAAACCATCTTCAGCAAGAACGACGCTAAGCATAGCCTTCGGCCTAACCGTGACAGAATGCTTCATCTATTAAAATATGTAGAGTGGTAAGTCATTTACACATAGTACAGACCACAACAGGAATGCGCGGAAATATCATGCTATTAAAGCAATAGAGACATGGAAATGCATTAGCCTTTATCGGTGATGGGTTCAAGACGTGCAACAGAAGCCGGAAAAACAAACCAGAGATCTAGCAACACAACGACTATGTAAACATGCTTTTAAGTAAGGCAGGGCACATTCTTTAAAGGCAGGTCACAAACATCAATCGTGTTGTGTGTTGACCACGATTGGCAAACGCAAGCAGGTAAACTACAGAAGCCAAACGGCATGATACACAGGAGACCACAGAGCAAGCATGAACCGGGTAAAAAATGGCTATTCACGGGATCTAAAGAATCTGATACACAGTGGACTGCACAGCAAGCATCGACAGAGTTAATACGACCATTCTACTACAAATCACATATAAAAAATATGCTCTGCGTGTCGTAGATCAACGACAAGCCCAATTGCATAAATCTCGAACAAGTCTAGCACATGCATGTTTTAGAGTTGACCAAGCAAACGGGGTCTACCTTGCTA
The window above is part of the Triticum dicoccoides isolate Atlit2015 ecotype Zavitan unplaced genomic scaffold, WEW_v2.0 scaffold182034, whole genome shotgun sequence genome. Proteins encoded here:
- the LOC119344721 gene encoding uncharacterized protein LOC119344721, with protein sequence MASGTRRELFSIGAMNNDRDLRSTPSPASKMKHSVTVRPKAMLSVVLAEDGLPEVKCKTCASYRGRVAATAIFWPSQSRSSAAAEHMRINDDPAVDANGPCEMLLLGAWSIFRLPWILNLTALKCRKLRPR